The following DNA comes from Vigna radiata var. radiata cultivar VC1973A chromosome 4, Vradiata_ver6, whole genome shotgun sequence.
GATCTTCCAATGGATTATCTCTGACTCTTCTGGATTTTCTGCTAGATTTCATGTGAaacatttatttgttaaaaattatggaAGTTGAAATAAACCTGTTATAAACACCGAAAAggaatattttatttccttttcaccTTTGGTGAGAAGTAGGCCTTCATTTATTTGTACAGTTAGTTTCAttggatttaaaaatatatatatattttagcaATCTCTTTTTTTACTATTAGATATGATTTTCTCTAAAGCTTATAGTATTATGAAATGCTTTTGTCTTTAATTACAACGCTTTTTCTAtccaattattttgttaattttatcttaCTAATGATGACTCGATGGAATATAACTGACATTGCTGATGAAAGTTTCCTTAAATAATTTGCATAAATCTAACTATAATTGTTAACAATTATGGTAAAACTCTTACTCAAGAAATCTTGTTTCTTTCAATTTAAATGGACATGTTATTTCAAAACTAATAATGGACGTGCTTACTAAAGTCAAGATCGCCTCATACATCAATCCCGTAAattcaaaagagaacaaaaagaATGATTAAGAATTTCAAAAAGTTTTCTTGACATTGATACTGAGCTCTTTTTTGCTTTATAAATTCCATTTCAAACATTATGAAAATTAGCAccaaacaaaaattgatttcaagaagaaaatagaaagcaTTCAATGATGATGTAAAAgaattattcatttaaaataaattaaactgaaTATTTTCATAACTTGTTGATACCTTAATTAATTAGCCGGCATTGTTGCTGCGTGTTGCTATAATCAGAAATTTCCCGCTTAATGACATCTgcataaatttgttataaaatatacgATTTAACTCCTGATGAATAAGTTTAAATATAAGTGTTAACATGCGAATCTATAGAAGAGAATCCaatgcaatattttttttaaaagcaaaaaaattataagcaaAGCCCTAcctcaataaaaaaaaggcaCTAGCCGTTAGCGCCTGTCTGGTTCAAATTCAAAACTCGTCGTCTCGAATCTCTTTTATACCTTTCCCTTCAGTTCCCAATCCCATATTAATAACAAACCAACCAAACACGGCATAAAaccaaaagcaaacaaaaatgcaGACACAAATGCTAACTCCGACGACCGGAGCACCGAAGATCCGGCCGCGATCTGGCCGGACGCCGCTTCAGCTCAAGAACTCTCCCGCCGATCCCATCCAGCCTTCCGCCAAGCCCAAACCCAAGCCCGACCGGCCGTGTTTTGAGATTTCATTGATCGACAAAGAGAACAATCCAATGGCCGCCGTCTCGATTCCGGCAGCTGCGCCGCCGGAGACGTCTCTGGCGGAGGAGCTCAGCGCGGTCAAGAAGAAGCTAGAGAGGATGAAAGAGGACAAGGACAGAACGGAGAAAATACTGAACGAGAAACACGCAATGCTGGAcgtgaagatgaaggagatgGAAGAGCGAGGGGAAATTCAGAAGAACCTCGAGATCGAGGTTGATCGGTTGTTCCGCTTGAAGGAACTCAAGAATCGCTGCATGGTTTGTACAACAATAACAGCACCTGTTATGTTGTATTCGTTTCAATTTCAACTTCTCGACGctgatttttccttttctaaattGCAACAGAGAGTTTCTCCTATGCGAACGCTCAGGGAGAAGGAACAAGGAAAGATCGTGAACGAAGCGCCATCGACATCGGAGGTACGCGCATGTGGTGTTCTTGATTTTTGAATTCATTAACCGATTGAAGAAGTAGTACTAAGAGTTATACCTTTGTTTTGGTATGAAGAAGGTTAAAACGGAAGAAATGGTGGCGTCGGAATCGGAGTCGGAATCGGAATCTGTTGGCCGCGAATGCCAAGTTCTGCAGAGTCCAGGTTCAGCTTGTTCACAAACTAATACTACACACACAAAATCAGATAGTTGAGACATTATCTTTCATAAATTTTCCATACATAATTGCTCgttatgtttgttttaaaaatttgtttatttcacAATGCAATTTGTACTTTTCtgtttagagaaagaaaatggcgcatagtattatattatattatattgctGATAAACTTGTGTATTCTGTTTTACCTATTTTGTTTTGCTATTGCTCGATAATCACAGTTTATGAATGTAAACTGactaataagaaaatataaatcatcTATTCTCAAATAGAGGATTAGAGCTTCTATGCTTTTAATCCGAAAGTCattgaagaatttaaaaatgtGTGATACTTTCGTAGTTTGCTCTAAAGATACTTTCTGAATATTTTTCACTACAATAAACTGCATTTTATAGTTCATAGTTTGTTCTAAAGATACTTTCTAGAAATTTCATGTCGGTTCATGCATCAAATTAAGCCTATCAAATTTACTGTGCCTTGTGAAAATTTTCCCAATCCTTTTCaaggaaattataaaataaattctcgtttaattatttatctggtctcaatttcattaaaaaaattaaagttaatccttcaattgttttagtttcaatttaatttcaaattgtaaaaattaatgtaatatggttctttttttttttaaattgtttgaaaagGATCAAtgctttttaataatattaacattatgATTATGTTAATTAAACTAACAAAACAAACTATGTCTTattaacaactttaaaattgaaGTACCAACTAACTAAATGGCTAATTAagcataaattttttattgttttatggtCCTTAAAAACCGATTTCTGTCGGTTGATTTCGCGTCGGTGATAACAAAAATGGGACATGGCTTTTGTTTTCGTTTATTATACAGAagtatatttgataaataaattttttaaaaataatttggcaACTTGgattaataattattgtatttaacattattaatcGTATTTAGAGTTTATTACTTTCAATAAGAATTAATAACAAGTGATTATATTAAAACAGGTTACTTATTGTTGCAATTATTCAATTTATcagtattattaaaattaaaatatttatgaggaccaataataattattagttatttcaaaattatgtcaataaactaataaaatattaaaggtttattttgaaatgttaaatttaaaatgttgatttcaataaaaaaaagttgaaaactattattattttaaatcatatttaattcttttaaatattaattttattatcacaaTTGATACTCATAAAtctgaattaatttttaattagatttattaacaattttaatagtATATCTAAATTATTAGAATAGTAGTTTTTTAATTGgtactataaaaaattataatggaTTCTaactttcaatttaaattttagtaatgTATACcgagttttagtagacaaaaatactcttatatatcatatattataagttttaaggttcagggtattttaataatttttattctcaaaagaaaaaaaaacccaaacccttactcacttcTGTAATTCTTCTCgaccctttttctttctcacttctcttatttctctcaaccctttctctttcatctctcgcACTTCAAACTTTTCTCTATTATCTCTATTGTAGcttcaattgaaaaaataaaaaacactcaCATAACCCTAATctaccttcctcacttatccaatttgtttctctttcatctcCATACTCTTTCTCACTCACACGTAGCAATCCGCAACACCGTAATTTGTTACTCTTAATCTGtttgttcatttgttttcatctttaataacaaaataatcaaaaagaGTGTTGTAAGATTATATACAATTTatcttaatatgtttatttattattattaattttgtattatatgaaattacttattttaatttcaggTAAAATACTCAcactaaatgataaaaaaaaatgaatgtcgTTCAACGCTATTATCGTAGCCAGAAATGCACCCTTCATACCCCGACCAGAATAACTCATTTGGAGTGGCACTAGTGGCAACCATGTTTTGCTGCTTCCAATAAGAAGAAGATTTTGCTATATGTGTTTGACTATACATAAACTTTATatcatctttttttaattttaatatttatcattaataaaagtCATGtatacacattaataaatagaCTCAATGTATAccgtgataaaaaaatataattaaatgtggTTTAGATGCGcaaatgatgtatgaaaattCTGTGATTtgtgaaggttttatttatcgtgacttaatttgaaaatgaaatttaataataataagaaggaaaTATATAACACCACCctccaatcaaaaatcaacatcaacatcttcaattattttgttattaaagtggaaaacaaatgaacgaacaaaacaagagcaacaaattgtgGTGTCGCGagttgttgtgtgtgtgtgagggagagtatggagatgagagagaagcagATTAGATAAGTGAAGAGGGtgaattagggttaggcaagtgtttctgattttttcaattggggctatagtagggatgacagagaaaaggttggagtgaaagatgaaagagaaagggttgagaggaatgagagagatgggtAAGGGTCTGAgagtttcttgtttttttttttagttttgagaaagaaaattattcaaatacccgACCTTAAACTTAGTATCCATGatatatgaggatatttttgtctactaaaatctGATACGCGTAATGTATTGCTAAAATGCACCAACTGAAAAAATAGCATACGCACATTAGcaaagctatatatatatatatatatatatatatatatatatatatatatNNNNNNNNNNNNNNNNNNNNNNNNNNNNNNNNNNNNNNNNNNNNNNNNNNNNNNNNNNNNNNNNNNNNNNNNNNNNNNNNNNNNNNNNNNNNNNNgtgtgtgtgtgtgtgtgtgtgtgtgtgtgtgtgtgtgtgtgtgtgtgtgtgtgtgtgtgtgtgtgttgcaATTCTTTATCAAGTCCATtaaggtttctttttttctcacctTATATTTTTGTGTAGCATGTAGATTATAAAATGTGGTCTAacttttatgagtttttttttggcttaattacctatttagtccccaagttggggtCTGAATTATTCGTTTGATACtcggttttaaaagtgatttaattacgTCCCCAGGTTTTTGATTTTGCTTTCGATCGATCCCTTCCATTAAGTAGTATGTTACGGCGTTAAACGTTGAGTGATCTGTCAACTGAATTATCTAACGTGGCAATTTTTCTCAATCACAGACCATACCTTTACCTTTCATGTACcaatttttcttccaaaatccCTGTCTATCCATCATCATTCTAAGCAAGAGATAACTTCATCTCTTCCGGTCCTTCCATTCTCTGTTAACAACGATCATCTCCGATTCCCCTCTCCATTTTATCATTCAAATCCACCACAAAACCTTATCACAAACACCTCATCTGCATATtctcaaacaaaaaaacatacacaaaaCCTTATAACAAACACTTCATCTGCATattctcaaacaaaaaaaagaccCAAAACGTTATAACAAACACCTCATCTGCATattctcaaacaaaaaaatagtgAAG
Coding sequences within:
- the LOC106759037 gene encoding MAP7 domain-containing protein 1 isoform X2 — encoded protein: MQTQMLTPTTGAPKIRPRSGRTPLQLKNSPADPIQPSAKPKPKPDRPCFEISLIDKENNPMAAVSIPAAAPPETSLAEELSAVKKKLERMKEDKDRTEKILNEKHAMLDVKMKEMEERGEIQKNLEIEVDRLFRLKELKNRCMRVSPMRTLREKEQGKIVNEAPSTSEVKTEEMVASESESESESVGRECQVLQSPGSACSQTNTTHTKSDS
- the LOC106759037 gene encoding MAP7 domain-containing protein 1 isoform X1, coding for MQTQMLTPTTGAPKIRPRSGRTPLQLKNSPADPIQPSAKPKPKPDRPCFEISLIDKENNPMAAVSIPAAAPPETSLAEELSAVKKKLERMKEDKDRTEKILNEKHAMLDVKMKEMEERGEIQKNLEIEVDRLFRLKELKNRCMRVSPMRTLREKEQGKIVNEAPSTSEKVKTEEMVASESESESESVGRECQVLQSPGSACSQTNTTHTKSDS